DNA sequence from the Streptomyces canus genome:
CGAAGGCGAAGGGGCGGGCGTCCTGACGAGCACCGGCATCGGCCCCGCCGCCGGTCCGCGGGACGAGCACGCCAAAAACCCCGGCCCCGGCGACATCCTCGGCCTCGCCGCCTGGATCAACGTCGACCTCGACCGGGGCCACGCCGAGATCGCCTACTGGGTGCTGCCCGCCGGCCGCGGCACCGGCATCGCGGTCGAGGCCGCCCGTCGGCTGACCGACTGGGCGCTGCACGATCTCGGCCTGCACCGCCTCACCCTCTGCCACGCCGTCGCCAACGAGGCCTCCTGCCGGGTGGCGGAGAAGGCCGGCTTCCGACTGGAGGGCACCATGCGCCACGCCCTGCTCCACGCGGACGGCTGGCACGACCAGCACCTCCACGCGCGCGTGCGGGGAGACGACCAGAACGACCGATACGACCGAGACGACCGAGACGACCGAGACGACCGGGGGAACGAACGACCATGACCACCGCAGACATACAGCCCCTCCTCTCCGCCTACGACGACCAGATGCGCGGCGCTCCCCCAACCCCGCCCGCGGGGGTGACGTACGAGCAGGACGGACCGCTGCTCAGGATCGTCGGCCAGTTCCGCGGGTTCGTGAGCGGGCCGCGCGACCTCGGTGTCGAGGGCGGCGCGCTCGACGAACTCGTCGCGCGGCAACGTGACTTCTTCGCGGCTCGCGGCGAGGCCGTCGAATGGAAGACCCGCTCCCACGACACCCCGGACGACCTCACCGAACGACTCCGCGCGGCCGGTTTCGTGCCCGAGGAGCGGGAGACGGTACTGGTCGGCCGGGCCGCCGAGATGGCCGTACGACAGCCCGCGCCGCCGGAAGGCGTCACCGTGCGCCGCGTCACGGCGGACGCGGACATGCGCCGGATCGCCGCGATGCAGTCGGCGGTGTGGGGGCAGGACTGGAGCTGGCTCGCCGACGACCTGATCGGCAGGGTGGCCACCGCGCCGGACGACATCGCGGTGTACGTCGCCGAGGTGGACGGCGAAGTGGTGTGCGCCGCCTGGCTGGTGTTCCGCACGGGCACGGGATTCGCGAGTCTGTGGGGCGGATCCACGCTCGCCGAGTGGCGGGGCAGGGGCATCTACCGCGCCCTGGTCGCCGTACGCGCCGCTCTCGCCGTCTCCCGCGGAGTCACCTATCTGCACGTGGACGCGTCCGACGACAGCGCGCCCATCCTGCGCAGGCTCGGCATGCACGCGGTGACCACGACGACGCCGTACGTCTGGACTCCCCCGGGTCGCTGACACCGCGTGTGCCGGGACGTGCGGGAGCCGATGAGCGGGGGACCCGTCGACGACGCGATGCGCGACCTGCACGAGCCGGCCGCGCAGGTCGGTGCCCCACCCGCCCGGGCAGCGAGGTCCCGTTCCGACCCTCCTGGCTGCTCGACATCGCCCCCCACCTTCCTCGACGCGGCCGGCATCGCCCCGGACACCGAACTCGACCGGCCGGCCGCCCATCAGCCGTGTCAACAACCCCGCGGGTCAGGACACCCGGCGACCGGCGAGGGGCTGACGTGCGCGGTGCCAGCGCCGTACCGCCGGCCAGGTCGCGACGCCGATCGCCAGGGCGATCAGATGACCCCAGTCCGTCATCGGGTCGGTGAACGCGATCAGGTCCGTCACCAGCATCCAGCCGAACAGGGCGAGCAACGGCCGGCGCAGCCACGGCCGGAGAAGCCCCGCCAGCGCGCCGAGGCTCGCGGCGACACCGAAGCTGACTCCGTAGTCGAGACGGTGCAGTGAGCTGGCGGGCAGATGCCCGACCAGGACCGCGAGTCCTATGGGGACCTCCGTGGCAAGGGTCGCCCCGGCATGCCCGAGCAGAAAGACACCGGCCGTGCGCACGCCACCGATCCGCCGCTCCAGCGCCGTGAGGACGAACAGCAGGGCGACGGCGTACGGCGAGAGGATCCCGCCCGCGATCCACAACGCGCTGGCGACCAGCACCAGTACGGGCGTCCGCACGAGGTGGGCGACATCGGTGCTGGAGCCCTGGTGCAGGGTCTGCACCAGGGCGGGGTCAAGATGCGCGGCGACGAGCGAGACGACGGCCAGGACGGCGCCGTAGACGAAGGTGAACGGGGTCCCGGCGGGAGTGGGGAACAGCCGCCGGAGGCGGGGGACACGGAGCCGGGTGTCCGGGGCGGCCGTCGCCAGGGGTGTCACCGGTGTCTCGCCGGCTCCCGTCCCGCCGCGTTCCCGCTGCCGTGGCATCCCGTCGAGCAGTCCCGCCACATCCGGAAAGCACGCGTCCGACGCAGGGGCGTCCGACGCGGGGTCGGGCGCAGCCGGTGCGGGCGCGTCGGAAGGCGCTGCGGGCACGGTCCGTTCCAAGGTGAGCTGCTCCCTCCGTTTCACCCCAGCCTTCGCGCCCGACCCACCCGCTGTCTGTGACCTGCGCCACCTCGCCCCCCATTCACAGGGACTTCTC
Encoded proteins:
- a CDS encoding GNAT family N-acetyltransferase, which codes for MIAPIPPVVPAGRMADNTQPVLALPGGLKLRPWRTTDAGALVAAGHDPAISRWNLLPTMTEDEARARIGRMRERWERETAAVWAVAREDEGEGAGVLTSTGIGPAAGPRDEHAKNPGPGDILGLAAWINVDLDRGHAEIAYWVLPAGRGTGIAVEAARRLTDWALHDLGLHRLTLCHAVANEASCRVAEKAGFRLEGTMRHALLHADGWHDQHLHARVRGDDQNDRYDRDDRDDRDDRGNERP
- a CDS encoding GNAT family N-acetyltransferase; the protein is MTTADIQPLLSAYDDQMRGAPPTPPAGVTYEQDGPLLRIVGQFRGFVSGPRDLGVEGGALDELVARQRDFFAARGEAVEWKTRSHDTPDDLTERLRAAGFVPEERETVLVGRAAEMAVRQPAPPEGVTVRRVTADADMRRIAAMQSAVWGQDWSWLADDLIGRVATAPDDIAVYVAEVDGEVVCAAWLVFRTGTGFASLWGGSTLAEWRGRGIYRALVAVRAALAVSRGVTYLHVDASDDSAPILRRLGMHAVTTTTPYVWTPPGR
- a CDS encoding rhomboid-like protein, with the protein product MERTVPAAPSDAPAPAAPDPASDAPASDACFPDVAGLLDGMPRQRERGGTGAGETPVTPLATAAPDTRLRVPRLRRLFPTPAGTPFTFVYGAVLAVVSLVAAHLDPALVQTLHQGSSTDVAHLVRTPVLVLVASALWIAGGILSPYAVALLFVLTALERRIGGVRTAGVFLLGHAGATLATEVPIGLAVLVGHLPASSLHRLDYGVSFGVAASLGALAGLLRPWLRRPLLALFGWMLVTDLIAFTDPMTDWGHLIALAIGVATWPAVRRWHRARQPLAGRRVS